The genomic segment GAGTTAAAAATGGCATAATTGGTATCTTTCTAATGGGCAAGTACTCATGGGAAATTAGAGAGTTGTATGGAAGGCCCTGGCTGGGTTCTTTCCACAATAAATGGATACACTTAGAAGCAATTCAGTCTGCCCTGGGTCAGCACTGAACCAGATCTGTGGGACATGCTGTCTGTAAACAAAAAGATGATCTGTGTTTTACcttctttatttacagtgaactcATATTATCTTTTTTATGTAGTGCAGACAAAGCTTTAATGTCTCCAGGTGTCCAACAAGACTTATGAGACTGAGGAGTCTTCATATTTAAATTACCAGTTAAAACTGACTTCACCAGAAGTCTTAATATGAATTTGTCTTCATGCATCTTTGCAGGCCAGGGACCAAAAGACTCAGGGCAACCTGCAGCTGGCTCAGGAGTGTTCGGATAAGGCCAAATGGTACAACATCCTGGCAGCCGGCTGGAACCTTCTCATTCCGCTCCTGGCCATCGTCCTGCTTGTCCTCCTGCTCGTCCACTTGGGCTCATCTCAGGGCTCTTTCGACTTCCTCGGAGAAGACGGACTCCAAAACTTCCTGAAACTTTTCAGCTGGTAGATGAAGGCAAAAGATAAGAGTGATATATGAAGAAGGCATTTGATTTAAAACAAGAATATGAAGAATATGAAGAATTTATTACACTCCTTATCTAAATGGGAGTCTGGACTTGGGCTGCCCTCTCTAATCCCTAATCAGCATTAAAATACCATTTTAACTCAAAGGAAATCATGTTAGTGCATTACGACATGATCTCAAAAATGCGGAAAAGTGAccttaaactaaaataaaaataaaaattaagaaaaaaaaaactttaagaaAAGGCATAACAAAAATTTCACACATGGGATCTGAaaaactaatattaaaatgtcccCAATTTTAATGTCAGCCTTACTAGGATTGGTCAGTAGAGATGTGAAGCTGACCAAAGACTGAATAAGTATTAGTATCATATTAAGACTGGGAGCTGAATCAGGTTGAGAGACTGAGCAAGCAGCTACTCTGCAtcgtttttgttatttattgtatttatgaGTGAATTTGAATGATCTTTTGTCaggttagagagagagagagagagagagcgagagagagagagagagagagagagagagaggaatagCAGAGAGAACAGGGGGCTGTGGAGCTGATGTCTGAATACCACAAGGATGAGAAACCACTGCACAAAAGGACAATCAACATTCATCTTGCATTGACAGTCAAATATATTTTATCTTTCAGCAGGTTTTAAATGTTGTTAGTCACaacacacatttattttttatcactaTTCCTGTGTTTTTATAAGTATTTTGAATTTCTCTTGCTGTCTTATAAATGAGCTAAATAAACCAGTTACTGTTAACACTGTTAGCACCaaacttttattcttttgtttaaaaaaacttttactCACCTCATCAAAGATCTACAAATGTATtacaggtctttcaggaacacAGAGGCAAAGAGGTGCTCCATTAAATTGCGGTTTTGCACCTACACCCCACTTTAAAGGTATCATTTTGGGCCTCATATGTAAGCCTGTAGGGTGGTTCTAAGGCAACGGGAAGAGCATGGTTGTTTTCATAGCAGCTGCGAGCCTGCTGTTTGCCAGTTATATACAGCACATCCTATTTCTGGAAGCTGCACAAATGTGCCCTGCAGTTTTGAGGCAGTGCCGACCACTACAGAGGAGTCAGCACCAATGTGGAGGCCTGCAGTGAAGAGGCAACATGGCTCATTTCCACTCAATCTGCTCTTTGCTCAGGCGTTATTACAGACTGAATGGGTCTTGCTCCCTGTTTAGCACTCTGAGACTTCAGagtcaacatgtttttgttaGTTTACTCTTCTACTGCAGATGGACTCATTAGAACAGCATTAAAACACCAGTTTTAAACAAATTATTACTTGTTCCAATAATGGATAATATATCTGACAACATTCTTCAATTTGCTCTAGCATTGCTTATATTTTAAGGAGTGAAGATTGTACATACAGATAGAGTATACCATGTGATTcaataaattttatttacatagcatcAAATCCCAACATCGGTTACCTTAGGATGCCTTATATTAAAAGGTAAAGAACACAGAATAATAAAGATAACTCCTATGACCAAGCACTTGACgacagtggaaaagaaaaactgccttttaacaggaaaaaacctccagcagacgctggctcagggaggggcagccaccTGCACTGACCGGCTGGGGGTTAGGGGAaggagacaggataaaagacacactgtggcagagaaccagagattaataataactaatgattaaatgagTGTGGTGTATAAGCACATGA from the Oreochromis niloticus isolate F11D_XX linkage group LG7, O_niloticus_UMD_NMBU, whole genome shotgun sequence genome contains:
- the LOC100712361 gene encoding interferon-induced transmembrane protein 5; its protein translation is MDNHSYNFPSDCTPLTNCKSARKPVGSTVVNMGNTGKNPPRDYLVWSLCNTLYVNFCCLGFMALIYSIKARDQKTQGNLQLAQECSDKAKWYNILAAGWNLLIPLLAIVLLVLLLVHLGSSQGSFDFLGEDGLQNFLKLFSW